A region of Halosolutus amylolyticus DNA encodes the following proteins:
- a CDS encoding redox-regulated ATPase YchF — MSYRIGLVGKPSVGKSSFFNAATMNDVPEGAYPFTTIDPSVGEAYVRVECAAPEFDEECTPNVGYCDDGMRFVPTKLVDVAGLIPGAHEGAGLGNQFLTDLNETDVLVHVVDFSGETDAEGEPTEGHDPREDIAFLEEELDQWYLGILEKGIERYESGYTTEDDAIEAELAEQMSAFKTNEDEIKRLIRRVDVGFEPAAWEDEDQLALAREIRKETKPMVIAANKMDKPQSRENYEEITADPEYDHLTIVPCSAHAEKALKSADKAGVVDYRPGDDDFDITGDISAEQEQGLEQIRDFLAEYGATGVQAALETALFDVLGVTPVFPGGANGLGNERGEVLPDCYLIPPNSTAEDFAYSLHSDIGDGFLHAIDCRSNRQLGKDYAVEDRDVIEVITTN; from the coding sequence ATGAGTTACCGCATCGGACTCGTCGGCAAACCCTCCGTCGGCAAGTCCTCCTTCTTCAACGCCGCAACGATGAACGACGTGCCCGAGGGGGCCTACCCGTTCACGACGATCGATCCCAGCGTCGGCGAAGCCTACGTCCGCGTCGAGTGCGCCGCGCCGGAGTTCGACGAGGAGTGTACCCCGAACGTGGGCTACTGCGACGACGGGATGCGGTTCGTCCCGACGAAACTCGTCGACGTTGCGGGACTCATCCCCGGCGCACACGAGGGTGCCGGCCTCGGCAACCAGTTCCTCACGGACCTGAACGAGACGGACGTGCTCGTCCACGTCGTCGACTTCTCCGGCGAGACGGACGCGGAGGGCGAACCGACCGAGGGCCACGATCCGCGAGAGGACATCGCCTTCCTCGAGGAGGAACTCGACCAGTGGTACCTCGGGATCTTGGAGAAGGGGATCGAACGCTACGAATCGGGCTACACCACCGAGGACGACGCGATCGAGGCGGAACTCGCCGAGCAGATGAGCGCGTTCAAGACGAACGAGGACGAGATCAAGCGCCTCATCCGGCGGGTCGACGTCGGCTTCGAACCCGCGGCATGGGAGGACGAGGACCAACTCGCCCTCGCCCGCGAGATCCGCAAAGAGACCAAGCCGATGGTCATCGCGGCGAACAAGATGGACAAACCCCAGTCCCGAGAGAACTACGAGGAGATCACGGCCGATCCGGAGTACGACCACCTGACGATCGTTCCCTGTAGCGCCCACGCCGAGAAGGCGCTCAAGTCCGCAGACAAGGCTGGCGTCGTCGACTACCGACCCGGAGACGACGACTTCGATATTACGGGCGATATCTCCGCGGAGCAAGAGCAGGGCCTCGAACAGATCCGCGACTTCCTCGCCGAGTACGGCGCGACCGGCGTCCAGGCGGCCCTCGAGACCGCCCTGTTCGACGTGCTGGGCGTGACGCCGGTCTTCCCCGGCGGCGCGAACGGCCTCGGGAACGAACGCGGCGAAGTGCTTCCCGACTGTTACCTGATCCCGCCGAACTCGACCGCCGAGGACTTCGCCTACAGCCTCCACTCGGACATCGGCGACGGCTTCCTCCACGCGATCGACTGCCGATCGAACCGCCAGCTCGGCAAGGACTACGCGGTCGAGGACCGCGACGTGATCGAAGTCATCACGACCAACTGA